The Rhodothermales bacterium region AAGGATGGTGGTCGTCCGGTGACGGTCCGGCGAGTACGATTCTGGGGATGACCTCCCCAATCGTCGTTCTCCTGCTCTAGATCAGATTCCAGCGAACAAAGAACTCGCCCAGCAGCACCCCGCTCGCGAGGAATACGACTCCAAAGGCCAACCCGATCTTATTGATGCGTGCGCGGTTCACAGCGTAGAACCACAGTGCCCCGAACGCGCCAAAGGCGACGATTACGAACCATGGAAGGATGCCCCATGGCGCCAGCTCCGAGGGGACGCCGAATACGAGTTCGGGACGCGCCTTCAGCAGGGGTATGAAGTAGAAGATGACGCACACGAGCACCACAGCGGACGTCAGGAATCCCGCGATGTGATGCCACCCGCGAGACACGCTCGATCGCCGTCCGTCCGCCTTCAGTCGTCGACGCAAGGCGCCGAACAGCGCGACGAACGGCAAGACCAGGTAACTGATCGCAACAAGCACCACGATCCCGAAGTACTCGTTCACATACCTATTGCTGTTCCAGAACCCGTTCCTCTCCCACGCGACTGGCACGTAACCTCCCGCAAAGCGTTCGTTGAAGAAAGCGTGCTTGATGTCTCCACGCTCATCCTTTTCGAAGACCAGGTATCGGTTCGCATCCTGGACGTTCTGGAACACGAGTCCATCGACCGGCCGATAACGATTCATGCCGCCGTCGTGCCACAGGCTCAGGCTGCCGTCCGCCGCAGCGTAGATATCATGGATCTCCATTCTGAGGAGCTTTTCGATACTCCTCCGGTCGTAACGGTTGCTCCTGTACTCACCTTCGTATAGAGAGACGTCGATCGCGAACGACGATGCGAGACTCGACGGCTCAACGGAACGGCCGCCCAGTGCTGCCGTGACAAACCGATCGATCGCATCATCAGCGCCGACGTTCACGGCGACGAAAAGACCGAAACCCTGTTCGGGAATCACGGCCATGTATGACGCGAATCCCGGAATACTTCCACCCTTGCCAAACCCGCGCACATCACCCCATCTGCTCTCTTCGAGGCCGTAGGAGTTGCCCATAAGGTATTCATGCTGGGTATGTCGGATTTCCGTCATCATCCGCACTGATTCGGATGAGAGTACGGGGTCGCCCTCGTTCAGAAGTGCTTGCAGGATGCGGGCCATATCGCGTGTACTTGCCGCAAAGCTTCCTGCCGGTGTCACCGGTCGGTGGACTTGCGGAGCAGGACGGAAATCGTCCCCGTCAACCAGATAGCCCATTGCCTTTGGCCCCCGTACCCGAGGACTGTATCCG contains the following coding sequences:
- a CDS encoding beta-lactamase family protein, whose translation is MFLKRHALLFLVLLASSVNTGRAQQASEDGDNIGSLAGLDWPALADSVLGQAVANGQVPGATVIVVGRDSIVFEALFGIANLESEDAVTDSTLFEVGSIGKVLTAIAVLQQVEQGRLDLHADVNSILPGWKIESAAASPVTLHHLLTHSAGLNDRAIGYATREAASMQPLDEHLAAHFPTPFAPPGRYVSYSNYGYGLAGYLVETVADEPFADYVSQEILLPLSVTHSGYSPRVRGPKAMGYLVDGDDFRPAPQVHRPVTPAGSFAASTRDMARILQALLNEGDPVLSSESVRMMTEIRHTQHEYLMGNSYGLEESRWGDVRGFGKGGSIPGFASYMAVIPEQGFGLFVAVNVGADDAIDRFVTAALGGRSVEPSSLASSFAIDVSLYEGEYRSNRYDRRSIEKLLRMEIHDIYAAADGSLSLWHDGGMNRYRPVDGLVFQNVQDANRYLVFEKDERGDIKHAFFNERFAGGYVPVAWERNGFWNSNRYVNEYFGIVVLVAISYLVLPFVALFGALRRRLKADGRRSSVSRGWHHIAGFLTSAVVLVCVIFYFIPLLKARPELVFGVPSELAPWGILPWFVIVAFGAFGALWFYAVNRARINKIGLAFGVVFLASGVLLGEFFVRWNLI